A region from the Pseudomonas cucumis genome encodes:
- a CDS encoding sensor domain-containing diguanylate cyclase, which produces MSLHAVRPKILGFIREDVSAWLVALLVLLVGGILTGLLAWATFNQFHQQLRQRFQLLASERYSRIEERFEDQEQRLDGLRRFFVNSESVSREEFDGYAKPLLRRTQAYSWAPRVSRVERPLLERAVLEQGLSSFIFRELNADGQLQPAGLRDEYVPVLYTQTQSRLPTPLGYDLLAQPLRRSTLERADRNGRMAVSQPLHLVGIEPAYSRGVLLVAPVIRQNLPNAAPAGYVMAVISMRQLLADGLPEENHDSLSVRILDLSTDEQHEVLYESTNTAGASDLSFTRLLRLADHDYQVDMHPSAAFLKANHSSVTSLVVLGGLLSLLLSVFLYVLVSQRQRALKLVEQQTQELHDREQELRGTHGQLRGVLDAATQVAIIATDLRGVISTFNAGAEQMLGYASAQVIGHMTLESLHLPRELQARSAELSARYGKPIPTCQAMLVEGGEEGGHEAREWTLLRCDGSHLTVNMLATPVLDEQGLWVGHLAICIDITERKRVHEALAARDLLLKKLSAHVPGGIYQFKMEFDGRFSVIYASDGMRDIYELEPDVLLLNAEAVFARIHPQDTRRVRASILASADTLSPWREEYRVQLPERGLRWVRGEATPEELPGGGVLWHGYISDISDLKRVEEELRALSVTDSLTGIHNRRYFQERLTTEMARVERGGGELSVIMLDIDHFKRINDQHGHAVGDRVLQAVCERIGGRLRCTDVFCRLGGEEFMVLCPDIDGKQAHVLAVELWQGLRSAPIDEVGIVTASFGIASWKVGEGADALLLRADSGVYAAKQAGRDRVEGQMS; this is translated from the coding sequence ATGTCGCTGCACGCCGTGCGCCCCAAGATCCTGGGTTTTATCCGCGAAGATGTTTCGGCCTGGCTGGTCGCGCTGCTGGTATTGCTCGTCGGCGGGATTCTTACGGGATTGCTGGCCTGGGCGACGTTCAATCAATTTCATCAGCAATTGCGGCAACGTTTCCAGCTGCTCGCCAGTGAACGTTACAGCCGTATCGAAGAACGTTTCGAAGATCAGGAGCAGCGCCTCGACGGCTTGCGCCGGTTCTTCGTCAATTCCGAATCGGTGTCCCGCGAGGAATTCGACGGTTACGCCAAACCTCTCTTGCGTCGCACCCAGGCCTACTCCTGGGCTCCCCGGGTTTCCCGCGTCGAACGGCCTCTACTTGAGCGCGCGGTGCTTGAACAAGGTTTGAGCAGTTTCATCTTTCGAGAACTCAACGCCGATGGTCAGTTGCAACCAGCCGGCTTGCGAGATGAATACGTACCCGTGCTCTACACCCAAACCCAGAGCCGACTGCCCACGCCGCTGGGTTATGACCTACTGGCCCAGCCCCTGCGTCGCTCGACTCTGGAGCGGGCCGATCGCAATGGTCGCATGGCCGTGTCGCAACCCTTGCATCTGGTAGGCATCGAGCCCGCCTATTCGCGGGGCGTGTTGCTGGTAGCACCCGTCATCCGTCAGAACCTCCCGAACGCCGCGCCCGCCGGGTATGTCATGGCGGTGATCAGCATGCGCCAACTACTGGCGGACGGACTGCCGGAAGAAAATCATGACTCTCTCTCGGTGCGGATCCTCGACTTGTCCACCGATGAGCAGCATGAAGTGTTGTACGAGTCGACCAACACGGCGGGGGCCAGTGACTTGTCCTTCACACGTTTGCTACGACTGGCCGACCATGATTATCAAGTGGATATGCATCCCAGCGCCGCGTTCCTGAAAGCCAACCATTCCTCGGTGACCAGCCTGGTGGTGCTCGGTGGTCTGCTCAGCCTGCTGCTCAGTGTGTTTCTGTATGTATTGGTCAGTCAGCGCCAACGGGCGTTGAAACTGGTCGAACAACAGACCCAGGAACTTCACGACCGTGAGCAAGAGTTGCGCGGCACCCATGGGCAGTTGCGTGGTGTGCTGGATGCTGCGACTCAGGTAGCGATCATCGCCACCGACCTGCGCGGCGTCATCAGCACCTTCAACGCTGGCGCGGAGCAAATGCTCGGTTATGCCAGTGCGCAGGTCATAGGCCATATGACCCTGGAAAGTCTGCACCTGCCCCGGGAGCTCCAAGCGCGCTCGGCCGAGTTGAGCGCGCGCTATGGCAAACCTATCCCGACGTGTCAGGCGATGTTGGTCGAAGGCGGGGAAGAGGGCGGTCACGAAGCCCGGGAGTGGACGCTGCTCCGCTGCGACGGCAGCCATTTGACGGTGAACATGCTGGCCACCCCGGTCCTCGACGAGCAAGGCTTGTGGGTCGGGCACCTGGCGATCTGTATCGACATCACCGAGCGCAAACGGGTCCACGAAGCCCTGGCGGCACGGGACCTGTTGTTGAAGAAACTCAGCGCCCATGTGCCCGGCGGGATCTACCAGTTCAAGATGGAATTCGATGGGCGCTTCAGCGTGATCTACGCCAGCGACGGTATGCGCGATATCTACGAACTTGAGCCGGACGTGCTGTTGCTCAACGCCGAAGCGGTGTTTGCGCGGATTCATCCTCAGGACACGCGTCGGGTCCGCGCTTCGATCCTGGCCTCGGCGGACACCCTCAGCCCCTGGCGCGAGGAATACCGCGTGCAATTGCCCGAGCGTGGTCTGCGCTGGGTCCGCGGCGAAGCGACGCCGGAGGAACTGCCCGGTGGCGGTGTTCTGTGGCATGGCTACATTTCGGACATCTCCGACCTCAAGCGGGTGGAAGAGGAATTACGCGCACTGTCGGTGACCGACTCCCTGACGGGGATCCATAACCGTCGCTACTTCCAGGAGCGCCTGACCACCGAAATGGCCCGGGTCGAGCGCGGCGGTGGCGAGTTGTCGGTGATCATGCTCGATATCGATCATTTCAAGCGCATCAATGATCAGCACGGTCATGCCGTGGGTGATCGGGTATTGCAGGCTGTGTGCGAGCGCATTGGCGGTCGCCTGCGGTGCACCGATGTGTTCTGTCGCCTGGGCGGCGAAGAATTCATGGTGCTCTGTCCGGATATCGACGGCAAACAGGCTCATGTGCTGGCCGTTGAGTTGTGGCAAGGATTGCGCAGCGCGCCGATCGACGAGGTCGGGATCGTCACCGCGAGTTTCGGGATTGCCAGCTGGAAGGTCGGAGAGGGCGCGGATGCGCTGCTGTTGCGGGCTGACTCAGGGGTGTATGCGGCGAAGCAGGCGGGAAGGGATCGGGTTGAGGGGCAGATGAGTTAA
- the rmf gene encoding ribosome modulation factor — protein sequence MRRLKRDPLERAFLRGYQYGVGGKSRELCPFTLPSVRQAWINGWREGRGDNWDGMTGTAGIHRLNELHAVG from the coding sequence ATGAGAAGACTTAAGCGTGATCCGTTGGAAAGAGCATTTTTGCGCGGATATCAATATGGCGTTGGTGGTAAATCCCGTGAGCTTTGCCCTTTTACTCTACCGTCGGTACGCCAAGCCTGGATCAATGGCTGGCGAGAAGGACGCGGCGACAACTGGGACGGTATGACCGGCACTGCGGGAATCCACAGACTCAACGAACTTCACGCCGTCGGCTAA
- a CDS encoding CmpA/NrtA family ABC transporter substrate-binding protein produces the protein MNEPSAGPLAWVNGSDAPEKTVINLGFMALSDCASVVVAATQGFAQPYGLTLNLKRQSSWANLRDKLVSGELDAAHSLYGLIYAVHLGIGGVASTDMAVLMGLNQNGQSINLSHGLQALDVTSPEALDRHVHQSRPKLTFAQTFPTGTHAMWLYYWLASQGIHPLQDVDSVVVPPPQMVAHLQAGRIDGFCVGEPWAASAVQQNLGFTMATSQTLWPDHPEKVLGCTRAFVEQYPNTARALVMAILEASRFIEASRENRRSTAQLLSAPEYLDAPLDCIEPRLLGDYADGLGNRWQDPHAMRFHGGGEVNFPYLSDGMWFMTQFRRWGLLRDDPDYLGVARQVQQLDLYREAATAVGVPARSQEMRSSQLIDGKVWDGSDPAGYARSFTLHAMSDSVPLLASR, from the coding sequence ATGAACGAACCATCAGCCGGCCCATTGGCCTGGGTCAATGGCAGCGATGCCCCGGAAAAAACCGTAATCAACCTCGGCTTCATGGCCCTGAGCGACTGCGCCTCAGTGGTGGTCGCGGCCACTCAGGGCTTTGCCCAACCCTACGGCCTGACCCTGAACCTCAAGCGCCAATCGTCCTGGGCCAACCTGCGAGACAAACTGGTCAGCGGTGAACTCGACGCCGCCCACAGCCTGTACGGCCTGATTTACGCCGTGCACCTGGGCATCGGCGGCGTAGCCTCCACCGACATGGCCGTGCTCATGGGCCTGAACCAGAACGGCCAGAGCATCAACCTCTCCCACGGTTTACAGGCCCTGGACGTGACCAGTCCTGAAGCACTGGACCGGCACGTGCACCAAAGTCGCCCAAAACTGACCTTCGCTCAGACATTTCCCACGGGCACCCACGCCATGTGGCTGTATTACTGGCTCGCGAGCCAGGGTATTCATCCTTTGCAGGATGTCGACAGCGTGGTGGTGCCGCCGCCGCAAATGGTCGCGCACCTGCAAGCCGGGCGCATCGACGGCTTCTGCGTCGGCGAGCCGTGGGCAGCCAGTGCGGTGCAGCAGAATCTCGGGTTTACGATGGCCACCAGCCAGACCCTCTGGCCCGATCACCCGGAAAAAGTCCTCGGCTGCACCCGCGCCTTTGTCGAGCAATACCCCAACACCGCACGGGCATTGGTGATGGCGATCCTCGAAGCCAGCCGATTCATCGAAGCCAGCCGCGAAAATCGCCGCAGCACCGCGCAACTGTTGAGTGCGCCTGAGTATCTGGATGCACCGCTCGATTGCATCGAACCGCGCTTGCTCGGTGACTACGCCGACGGCCTGGGCAATCGCTGGCAAGACCCGCACGCGATGCGTTTCCACGGTGGTGGCGAGGTCAATTTTCCGTATTTGTCCGACGGTATGTGGTTCATGACCCAGTTCCGGCGCTGGGGTTTGTTGCGTGACGACCCGGATTACCTCGGCGTGGCCCGCCAGGTCCAGCAACTAGACTTATACCGTGAGGCCGCCACCGCTGTCGGTGTGCCCGCCCGGAGTCAGGAAATGCGCAGCAGTCAACTGATCGACGGCAAAGTCTGGGACGGCTCGGACCCGGCCGGCTATGCCCGCAGCTTCACGCTGCACGCCATGAGCGACAGCGTTCCCCTTCTCGCCAGCCGCTGA
- the rlmKL gene encoding bifunctional 23S rRNA (guanine(2069)-N(7))-methyltransferase RlmK/23S rRNA (guanine(2445)-N(2))-methyltransferase RlmL, producing the protein MSDRFELFLTCPKGLEGLLIEEAVGLGLEEAREHTSAVRGMATMETAYRLCLWSRLANRVLLVLKRFPMKDAEDLYHGVLDIEWQDHMLNDGTLAVEFSGHGSGIDNTHFGALKVKDAIVDKLRTPQGDRPSIDKLNPDLRIHLRLDRGEAILSLDLSGHSLHQRGYRLQQGAAPLKENLAAAILIRAGWPRIAADGGALADPMCGVGTFLVEAAMIAADMAPNLRREQWGFTAWLGHVPALWKKLHEEATERAAAGLAKPPLWIRGYEADPRLIQPGRNNVERAGLSEWIKIYQGEVATFEPRPDQNQKGLVICNPPYGERLGDEASLLYLYQNLGERLRQACLNWEAAVFTGAPDLGKRMGIRSHKQYSFWNGALPCKLLLIKVTPDQFVTGERRTPEQRQIEREQAESDAPSNIEAPGKYEKYNKNGNPIKPAPVVIEQPRLSEGGQMFANRLQKNLKALGKWVKREGIDCYRVYDADMPEYSMAIDLYHDWVHVQEYAAPKSIDPEKASARMFDALAAIPQALNIDKNRVVVKRRERQSGTKQYERQSAQGKFNEVNEGGVKLLVNLTDYLDTGLFLDHRPMRMRIQKEAAGKRFLNLYCYTATASVHAAKGGARSTTSVDLSKTYLDWARRNLSLNGFSDKNRLEQGDVMAWLDACRDEYDLIFIDPPTFSNSKRMEGIFDVQRDQVQLIDLAMARLAPGGVLYFSNNFRKFQLEENLTERYAVEEITAQTIDPDFARNGKIHRAWKITAR; encoded by the coding sequence ATGTCCGATCGTTTCGAACTCTTCCTCACTTGCCCAAAAGGCCTTGAAGGCCTGCTCATCGAGGAAGCCGTCGGGCTTGGCCTTGAGGAAGCACGTGAGCACACCTCGGCTGTGCGCGGCATGGCCACCATGGAAACCGCTTATCGCCTGTGCCTGTGGTCGCGTCTGGCGAACCGGGTGCTGCTGGTGCTCAAGCGTTTCCCGATGAAAGACGCCGAAGACCTGTACCACGGCGTGCTCGACATCGAGTGGCAAGACCACATGCTCAATGACGGCACCCTGGCGGTCGAATTCAGCGGTCACGGTTCGGGCATCGACAACACCCACTTCGGCGCCTTGAAAGTCAAAGACGCCATCGTCGATAAACTGCGCACCCCGCAGGGCGATCGTCCGTCCATCGACAAGCTCAACCCGGACCTGCGCATTCACCTGCGTCTGGACCGTGGCGAAGCGATTTTGTCCCTCGACCTGTCCGGTCACAGCCTGCACCAGCGCGGTTACCGCTTGCAGCAGGGCGCGGCGCCGCTGAAGGAAAACCTCGCGGCGGCGATTCTGATCCGTGCCGGCTGGCCACGGATTGCCGCCGATGGCGGCGCGCTGGCTGACCCGATGTGCGGTGTCGGTACGTTCCTGGTCGAAGCTGCGATGATCGCTGCCGACATGGCGCCAAACCTGCGTCGCGAGCAATGGGGCTTCACCGCCTGGCTCGGTCATGTGCCGGCGCTGTGGAAAAAGCTCCACGAAGAAGCCACCGAACGCGCCGCAGCCGGCCTGGCCAAGCCACCGCTGTGGATTCGCGGTTACGAAGCTGACCCGCGCCTGATTCAACCGGGCCGCAATAACGTCGAACGTGCCGGCCTGAGCGAGTGGATCAAGATCTACCAGGGCGAAGTCGCGACGTTCGAGCCGCGCCCGGACCAGAACCAGAAAGGCCTGGTGATCTGCAACCCTCCCTATGGCGAGCGTCTGGGCGATGAGGCGAGCCTGCTCTACCTCTACCAGAATCTCGGCGAACGTCTGCGTCAGGCGTGCCTGAACTGGGAAGCGGCGGTGTTTACCGGCGCCCCGGACCTGGGCAAGCGCATGGGCATCCGCAGCCACAAGCAGTATTCGTTCTGGAACGGCGCCTTGCCGTGCAAATTGCTGCTGATCAAGGTCACGCCAGACCAGTTCGTCACCGGCGAGCGTCGGACTCCGGAACAGCGTCAGATCGAGCGTGAACAGGCCGAATCCGATGCTCCGTCGAACATCGAAGCGCCGGGCAAGTACGAGAAGTACAACAAGAACGGCAACCCGATCAAACCGGCCCCGGTGGTGATCGAGCAACCGCGCTTGAGCGAAGGCGGGCAGATGTTTGCCAACCGCCTGCAAAAGAACCTCAAGGCGCTGGGCAAGTGGGTCAAGCGTGAAGGCATCGACTGCTACCGCGTCTACGATGCCGATATGCCGGAATATTCCATGGCCATCGATTTGTACCACGACTGGGTCCACGTTCAGGAATACGCCGCACCAAAATCCATCGACCCGGAAAAAGCCTCGGCGCGGATGTTCGATGCCCTGGCGGCGATCCCGCAGGCGTTGAACATCGACAAGAACCGCGTGGTGGTCAAGCGTCGCGAGCGTCAGAGCGGCACCAAACAGTACGAACGCCAGAGCGCACAGGGCAAGTTCAATGAGGTCAACGAAGGCGGCGTGAAGCTGCTGGTGAACCTCACCGACTACCTCGACACCGGGCTGTTCCTCGACCACCGACCGATGCGCATGCGAATTCAGAAAGAGGCGGCCGGCAAGCGCTTCCTCAACCTGTATTGCTATACCGCGACGGCCAGCGTTCATGCGGCCAAGGGTGGCGCGCGCAGCACCACCAGCGTCGACCTGTCGAAAACTTATCTGGATTGGGCACGTCGCAACCTGTCGCTGAACGGTTTTTCCGACAAGAACCGTCTGGAGCAGGGCGATGTAATGGCTTGGCTCGATGCCTGCCGTGACGAGTACGACTTGATCTTCATCGACCCGCCGACCTTCTCCAACTCCAAGCGCATGGAAGGGATCTTCGACGTGCAGCGTGATCAAGTGCAGTTGATCGACCTGGCCATGGCGCGTCTGGCACCGGGCGGGGTGTTGTACTTCTCCAACAACTTCCGCAAGTTCCAGCTCGAGGAAAATCTCACCGAGCGTTATGCCGTTGAAGAAATCACCGCCCAGACCATTGATCCGGATTTCGCCCGTAATGGCAAGATCCACCGTGCCTGGAAGATCACTGCTCGCTGA
- the dacB gene encoding D-alanyl-D-alanine carboxypeptidase/D-alanyl-D-alanine endopeptidase, with the protein MIKSLRPLLLASLLLPLALPVSAASINTALSPNVEKALKASKLQDSALSLVMIPLNGPGTPTIHNADVSVNPASTMKLVTTYAALEMLGPNHQWKTEFYTDGTLSGGILNGNLYLKGGGDPKLNMEKLWLLMRDLRANGVTQITGDLVLDRGFFVQPQLPEFNDDGNDENKPFLVKPDALLVNLKALRFVARNDSGKVLVSVEPPIASIRIDNQVKALNSKQCTGGVRYNPVPQADGSVTVTVGGQLGEGCSSQTYLSLLDHATYTAGAVRAIWKELGGSIQGQDRLAPTPSNAKVLARAYSPDLAEIIRDINKYSNNTMAQQLFLSLGQKFRTDADGDDAKAAQRVVRQWLARKGITAPHLVMENGSGLSRAERVSAREMAAMLQAAWRSPYSAEFISSMPIAGTDGTMRKRLKTTAMRGEAHVKTGTLNTVRAISGYSRDVNGNTWAVVAILNDKAPFGASSVLDQVLLDLYRQPKLPETASVL; encoded by the coding sequence ATGATCAAATCTTTGCGTCCATTGCTGCTGGCCAGTCTTCTTCTGCCCCTGGCCCTTCCTGTTTCCGCCGCGTCGATCAACACCGCCCTGTCGCCCAACGTCGAAAAGGCCCTCAAGGCCAGCAAGTTGCAGGACAGTGCCCTGTCGCTGGTGATGATTCCGCTCAACGGCCCAGGCACCCCAACCATTCATAACGCTGACGTTTCGGTTAACCCGGCCTCGACCATGAAGCTGGTGACCACCTATGCCGCGCTGGAGATGCTTGGCCCGAACCACCAGTGGAAAACCGAGTTCTATACCGACGGCACCCTCAGCGGCGGCATCCTCAATGGCAACCTCTACCTCAAGGGTGGCGGCGATCCGAAGCTGAACATGGAAAAACTCTGGCTGCTGATGCGCGACTTGCGCGCCAACGGCGTGACGCAAATCACCGGCGATCTGGTGCTGGACCGTGGCTTCTTCGTGCAGCCGCAACTGCCCGAGTTCAACGACGACGGCAATGACGAGAACAAACCATTCCTGGTCAAACCCGACGCGCTGCTGGTCAACCTCAAGGCCCTGCGCTTCGTGGCTCGCAACGACTCGGGCAAGGTCCTGGTGTCGGTCGAGCCGCCGATTGCCAGCATCCGCATCGACAATCAGGTCAAGGCGCTCAACTCCAAGCAATGCACCGGTGGCGTGCGCTACAACCCGGTGCCCCAGGCTGATGGCAGCGTCACCGTGACCGTCGGCGGCCAGTTGGGCGAAGGTTGCAGTTCCCAGACCTATCTGTCGCTGCTCGACCATGCAACCTATACCGCCGGCGCTGTGCGGGCGATCTGGAAGGAACTGGGCGGCAGCATCCAGGGCCAGGATCGTCTGGCACCGACGCCGAGCAACGCCAAGGTGCTGGCCCGGGCCTACTCGCCAGACCTGGCGGAAATCATTCGCGACATCAACAAATACAGTAACAACACCATGGCTCAGCAGTTGTTCCTGAGCCTGGGCCAGAAGTTCCGCACCGACGCCGACGGTGACGACGCCAAGGCCGCCCAGCGGGTGGTGCGTCAGTGGCTGGCGAGGAAAGGCATTACCGCGCCGCACCTGGTGATGGAGAACGGCTCCGGTCTGTCCCGCGCCGAACGAGTGAGTGCTCGTGAAATGGCCGCGATGCTGCAAGCCGCCTGGCGCAGTCCGTATTCCGCCGAGTTCATCAGCTCGATGCCAATCGCCGGCACCGACGGCACCATGCGCAAACGCCTGAAGACCACCGCGATGCGCGGTGAAGCCCACGTCAAGACCGGCACCCTGAACACCGTGCGCGCCATTTCCGGCTACAGCCGCGACGTCAATGGCAATACCTGGGCGGTCGTGGCGATCCTCAACGACAAGGCACCGTTTGGCGCTTCCTCGGTGCTGGATCAGGTGCTGCTGGATCTGTACCGCCAGCCGAAACTGCCAGAAACGGCTTCGGTGTTGTAA
- a CDS encoding quinone-dependent dihydroorotate dehydrogenase, with protein sequence MYTLARQLLFKLSPETSHDLSLDLIGAGGRLGLNGLLCKAPAKLPVTVMGLEFPNPVGLAAGLDKNGAAIDGFAQLGFGFVEIGTITPRPQPGNPKPRIFRLPDAEAIINRMGFNNLGVDHLLARVAAAKYKGVLGINIGKNFDTPVERAVDDYLICLDKVYAHASYVTVNVSSPNTPGLRSLQFGDSLKQLLADLATRRAELALRHGKHVPLAIKIAPDMTDEETAQVAQALIETGMDAVIATNTTLSRVGVEGLEHGDEAGGLSGAPVRDKSTHTVKVLAAELAGRLPIIAVGGITEGKHAAEKIAAGASLVQIYSGFIYKGPALIRESVDAIAALR encoded by the coding sequence ATGTACACCCTGGCCCGTCAGCTGTTGTTCAAACTTTCCCCGGAAACCTCCCACGATCTGTCCCTGGACCTGATCGGCGCGGGCGGGCGTTTGGGCCTTAACGGCTTGCTGTGCAAGGCACCGGCGAAATTGCCGGTGACGGTCATGGGCCTGGAGTTCCCGAACCCGGTGGGTTTGGCGGCTGGTCTGGACAAAAACGGCGCGGCGATCGATGGGTTTGCCCAATTGGGTTTCGGTTTTGTCGAGATCGGCACCATCACTCCGCGTCCGCAACCGGGCAACCCGAAACCACGGATTTTCCGTTTGCCGGACGCCGAGGCGATCATCAACCGCATGGGCTTCAACAACCTTGGCGTCGATCACTTGCTCGCTCGCGTGGCGGCGGCCAAGTACAAGGGCGTGCTGGGCATCAACATCGGCAAGAATTTCGATACGCCGGTTGAGCGCGCGGTTGACGATTACCTGATCTGCCTGGACAAGGTTTATGCCCACGCCAGCTACGTGACGGTCAACGTCAGTTCGCCGAACACCCCGGGCCTGCGCAGCCTGCAATTCGGCGATTCGCTCAAGCAATTGCTCGCCGACCTGGCCACCCGCCGGGCGGAACTGGCCCTGCGTCATGGCAAGCATGTTCCGCTGGCGATCAAGATCGCGCCAGACATGACAGACGAAGAAACCGCTCAAGTCGCCCAAGCGTTGATCGAAACCGGGATGGATGCGGTGATCGCCACCAACACCACCCTGAGTCGCGTTGGCGTCGAAGGCCTGGAACATGGCGACGAGGCGGGCGGTTTGTCCGGCGCACCGGTTCGCGACAAGAGCACCCACACGGTGAAGGTGCTGGCGGCGGAACTGGCCGGTCGCTTGCCGATCATTGCCGTGGGCGGCATCACCGAAGGCAAGCACGCGGCTGAGAAAATCGCCGCGGGTGCGAGTTTGGTGCAGATCTATTCGGGCTTTATCTATAAAGGCCCGGCGTTGATTCGTGAATCGGTAGATGCCATCGCCGCCCTACGCTGA
- a CDS encoding ANTAR domain-containing response regulator, which translates to MLRILLINDTAKKVGRLKAALTEAGFEVIDESGLTIDLPARVETVRPDVILIDTESPSRDVMEQVVLVTRDQPRPIVMFTDEHDPDVMRRAIKSGVSAYIVEGIHAQRLQPILDVAMARFESDQALRAQLHARDQQLAERKRIELAKGLLMKMKDCNEEEAYTLMRRQAMSRQQKLIQVAEQIIAMSELLG; encoded by the coding sequence ATGTTGCGTATCCTGCTGATCAATGACACTGCGAAAAAAGTCGGGCGTCTGAAAGCGGCCCTGACCGAAGCCGGGTTCGAGGTCATCGACGAGTCCGGCCTGACCATTGACCTCCCCGCGCGCGTCGAAACGGTGCGTCCGGACGTAATTCTGATCGATACCGAGTCACCGAGCCGCGATGTGATGGAGCAAGTGGTGCTGGTGACCCGTGACCAACCACGGCCGATTGTGATGTTCACCGACGAGCACGACCCCGACGTGATGCGCCGCGCGATCAAGTCCGGCGTCAGTGCCTACATCGTCGAAGGCATCCACGCACAACGCTTGCAGCCGATTCTCGACGTGGCCATGGCGCGCTTTGAAAGCGACCAGGCCCTGCGCGCGCAGCTCCACGCCCGCGACCAGCAACTGGCCGAGCGCAAGCGCATCGAGCTGGCCAAGGGACTGCTGATGAAGATGAAGGACTGCAACGAAGAAGAGGCCTACACCCTGATGCGCCGCCAAGCCATGAGCCGCCAGCAGAAGCTGATACAGGTGGCGGAGCAGATTATTGCCATGAGTGAGTTGCTTGGCTGA
- a CDS encoding nitrate/nitrite transporter: protein MNSSFWKSGHTPTLFAAFLYFDLSFMVWYLLGPMAVQIAADLQLTTQQRGLMVATPILAGAVLRFAMGLLADRLSPKTAGIIGQVIVICALFVAWKVGIHSYEQALLLGLFLGMAGASFAVALPLASQWYPPQHQGKAMGIAGAGNSGTVLAALIAPVLAAAFGWSNVFGFALIPLILTLIVFYWLAKNAPERPKAKSMSDYLKALGDRDSWWFMFFYSVTFGGFIGLASALPGYFNDQYGLSPVTAGYYTAACVFGGSLMRPLGGALADRFGGIRTLLAMYTVAAICIATVGFNLPSSYAALALFVCTMLGLGAGNGAVFQLVPQRFRREIGVMTGLIGMAGGIGGFALAAGMGAIKQSTGSYQMALWLFASLGVLAWFGLHGVKRRWRTTWGSAAVTAARV, encoded by the coding sequence ATGAATTCAAGCTTCTGGAAATCCGGCCATACCCCGACACTGTTCGCAGCCTTCCTCTATTTCGACCTGAGTTTCATGGTCTGGTACCTGCTCGGCCCAATGGCGGTGCAGATCGCCGCCGATTTGCAGCTGACCACCCAACAGCGCGGGCTGATGGTGGCCACGCCGATTCTGGCCGGGGCCGTGTTGCGCTTTGCGATGGGCCTGCTGGCTGATCGCCTGTCGCCAAAAACCGCCGGGATAATCGGCCAGGTGATCGTCATTTGCGCCCTGTTCGTCGCCTGGAAAGTCGGCATCCACAGTTACGAGCAAGCGCTGTTGCTGGGCCTGTTCCTCGGCATGGCCGGTGCGTCCTTCGCCGTCGCCCTGCCATTGGCCTCGCAATGGTATCCGCCCCAGCATCAAGGCAAAGCCATGGGCATCGCCGGTGCCGGCAACTCAGGCACCGTACTCGCTGCGCTGATCGCCCCGGTACTGGCTGCCGCATTTGGCTGGAGCAATGTGTTCGGCTTCGCCCTGATCCCGCTGATCCTGACACTGATCGTCTTCTACTGGTTGGCCAAGAATGCGCCTGAGCGCCCGAAAGCCAAGTCCATGTCCGACTACTTGAAGGCCTTGGGTGACCGCGACAGCTGGTGGTTCATGTTTTTCTACAGCGTGACCTTCGGTGGCTTCATCGGTCTGGCCAGCGCCCTGCCCGGCTACTTCAACGACCAATACGGCCTGAGCCCAGTGACCGCCGGCTACTACACTGCGGCTTGTGTGTTCGGTGGCAGCCTGATGCGTCCGTTGGGCGGCGCGCTGGCGGATCGCTTCGGCGGGATTCGTACCCTGCTGGCGATGTACACCGTAGCAGCGATCTGCATTGCGACAGTGGGTTTCAATCTGCCGAGTTCCTACGCCGCGTTGGCGCTTTTCGTCTGCACCATGCTCGGTTTGGGTGCAGGCAACGGTGCGGTATTCCAGTTGGTCCCGCAGCGTTTTCGTCGGGAGATCGGTGTGATGACCGGGCTGATCGGCATGGCCGGCGGCATCGGTGGTTTCGCACTGGCAGCCGGTATGGGAGCGATCAAGCAAAGCACCGGCAGCTATCAAATGGCCTTGTGGTTGTTCGCCAGCCTCGGCGTACTCGCCTGGTTTGGTCTGCACGGTGTGAAACGTCGCTGGAGAACCACTTGGGGGTCGGCAGCCGTCACCGCTGCACGGGTGTGA